From Paenibacillus graminis, a single genomic window includes:
- the cydB gene encoding cytochrome d ubiquinol oxidase subunit II has product MLSLNELWFVLIAVLFVGFFFLEGFDFGVGMETQILAKNDTERRVLINSIGPFWDANEVWLITGAGAMFAAFPHWYATLFSGFYIPFVFALLALIARGVAFEFRGKRDSLAWQKTWDVCIFLGSFLPPFLLAVVFASFIKGLPIDGDMQMYAGFFDIVNVYTVVAGITVVLLCLVHGLMFTTLRTVGDLQERARKMAQKLLFPLAALLLAFVVMTYYMTDVFEQRGALLLVIVILGIAAYVLSGYFMSKKRDGLAFGMTGAVMALSVVSIFVGLFPRVMISSLDQAFNLTITNAASGHYSLKVMTIVALSLLPFVLGYQIWSYFVFHKRVHEKEHLEY; this is encoded by the coding sequence ATGCTTTCTCTTAATGAATTGTGGTTTGTACTGATTGCTGTGCTGTTTGTCGGTTTCTTCTTTCTTGAAGGCTTTGACTTCGGAGTAGGGATGGAAACCCAGATTCTGGCCAAGAATGATACGGAGCGCCGGGTGCTGATTAATTCGATCGGGCCGTTCTGGGATGCTAATGAAGTATGGCTGATTACAGGCGCCGGGGCGATGTTTGCTGCCTTTCCGCACTGGTATGCCACGCTTTTCAGCGGATTCTATATTCCTTTTGTATTCGCGCTGCTGGCGCTGATTGCCCGTGGTGTGGCCTTTGAATTCAGGGGCAAAAGAGACTCGCTGGCCTGGCAGAAAACCTGGGATGTCTGCATTTTCTTAGGCAGCTTCCTGCCGCCGTTCCTGCTTGCTGTAGTGTTCGCCAGCTTCATCAAAGGGCTGCCAATCGACGGCGATATGCAGATGTATGCCGGATTCTTTGATATTGTGAATGTCTATACGGTAGTGGCCGGAATTACTGTAGTGCTGCTCTGCCTTGTTCATGGGCTGATGTTCACTACACTGCGTACAGTTGGTGATTTGCAGGAACGCGCGCGTAAGATGGCGCAGAAGCTGTTGTTCCCGCTGGCCGCGCTGCTGCTCGCTTTTGTGGTTATGACGTATTATATGACGGATGTATTTGAACAACGCGGAGCGCTGCTGCTTGTCATTGTTATTCTTGGCATTGCTGCTTACGTGCTGTCCGGCTACTTCATGAGCAAGAAGAGAGACGGGCTGGCCTTCGGAATGACTGGTGCAGTCATGGCTCTGTCGGTGGTTTCTATCTTTGTCGGACTGTTCCCGCGGGTCATGATCAGCTCGCTGGATCAAGCCTTTAACCTGACAATTACGAATGCGGCTTCCGGCCATTATTCGCTGAAGGTGATGACGATTGTGGCGCTGTCGCTGCTGCCGTTCGTGCTGGGTTATCAGATCTGGAGCTATTTCGTCTTCCATAAACGGGTTCACGAGAAG